CCCTCTTGACAACATTATTTTTATAAATATAATTATTTTTAGCACTCTAAGAGAATGAGTGCTAAAAATAATACTTAGGAGGTGTAAACATGTTTAAACCTGTTAGATCTTTGTTGAGGTCATCTGATCCATTCGAAAATCTATTTACTATTCAGGAAAGAATTAACAAGGTTTTTAATGACTTATTGCCTTCTTCAGAAGTTGATTCCACTTCACGTTGGGTACCTGCAATAGACGTGTTTGAAAAGGAAGGCAATATAGAAATCGAGTTAGAGGCACCAGGAATTAAGGAAGAAGACTTAAAAATTAAGATTGAAGATGGCATGCTCATCATTAGTGGTGAGAGAAAGTTTGAAAAAGAAGATAAAAAAGAAAATTATTACAGAATGGAAAGAAGCTATGGTAGTTTTTCAAGAAGCTTCTCGCTTCCAGACAACGTAGAAAGAGATAAAATTGGTGCAAAATACGAAAACGGTCTCCTAAAGATTACTCTACCAAAAAAGCCAGAATCTCAGCCAAAAGAAATACCTGTGAACTTTGTAAAGGAAATAGAGAAATAGATCTTATTTATCTCCCCCCGCAATATTGCGGGGGGATTTTTTTAGATAATTAACATTGCATCGCCAAATGAATAAAACCTATAGTTGTTTTCAATTGCATGACTATAAGCTCTTTTAATCAGATTTATACCTCCAAATGCCATGGTGAGAGCTAAGAGACTGGTGTTTGGAAGGTGAAAATTAGTCATAAACATATCTGGAACCTTAAAGTTATAACCAGGCAAAATCACTGTATCTATGTATCCGTTGTAAGAATTTGGAACAGTAGATTCAACAGTCCTCATGCTAGTAGTTCCAACAACCAAAACTTTATTTCTTAACTTAGCCTTTTTTATAGAATCACATACCTCTTGTGAAATATCTACCCATTCAGGCTCCAACAAGATCTCACCATCGTTCGAAATTGACTTAAAAGTTCCAGGCCCTACGTGAAGGGTAATAAATTTAATCGCTACACCCTTTTCTTTTAACGCATCCAATAAACTCTGCGTAAAGTGAAGCCCTGCAGTGGGAGCCGCGACTGATCCTGGTACATTTGCAAATTTTGTCTGATATTTCTCATCAAAATCCTTACTAAATTTCTTTACATATGGGGGTACAGGAACCATTCCAAATTCTTCAAGCACTGAATCGATATCATCATAAAACTCTATAATCCTTCTACCCTGCAAGTCTATGTCTTTAACGTTTCCCATTTTTTTGCCATTTAACAAGATCTCTTTGCCAATCTTTAATCTCTTACCTGGCTTTGCCATAAAAAGCCCAGTTTTGGAATCGATTTTCTTTATTAGAAGCACTTCAACTTTTGCAGAGCTGTCGGTTACTACATAAAGCCTTGCCTTTATTACTTTGGTATTGTTTAAAATAATTAAATCACCATTATTTAGAAAGTTTGGCAAATCTCTTACTATGCAATCTTCAAAACCTAATTTTTTTTTATCAATAACAAGAAGTTTTGCGCTGTCGCGA
The Thermodesulfobium sp. 4217-1 genome window above contains:
- a CDS encoding Hsp20/alpha crystallin family protein, which encodes MFKPVRSLLRSSDPFENLFTIQERINKVFNDLLPSSEVDSTSRWVPAIDVFEKEGNIEIELEAPGIKEEDLKIKIEDGMLIISGERKFEKEDKKENYYRMERSYGSFSRSFSLPDNVERDKIGAKYENGLLKITLPKKPESQPKEIPVNFVKEIEK
- the queA gene encoding tRNA preQ1(34) S-adenosylmethionine ribosyltransferase-isomerase QueA, whose amino-acid sequence is MILDKELMENLSYSLPNEKIAQKPLEPRDSAKLLVIDKKKLGFEDCIVRDLPNFLNNGDLIILNNTKVIKARLYVVTDSSAKVEVLLIKKIDSKTGLFMAKPGKRLKIGKEILLNGKKMGNVKDIDLQGRRIIEFYDDIDSVLEEFGMVPVPPYVKKFSKDFDEKYQTKFANVPGSVAAPTAGLHFTQSLLDALKEKGVAIKFITLHVGPGTFKSISNDGEILLEPEWVDISQEVCDSIKKAKLRNKVLVVGTTSMRTVESTVPNSYNGYIDTVILPGYNFKVPDMFMTNFHLPNTSLLALTMAFGGINLIKRAYSHAIENNYRFYSFGDAMLII